The following proteins come from a genomic window of Vicinamibacterales bacterium:
- a CDS encoding efflux RND transporter periplasmic adaptor subunit, producing MFRRKWLLVVIALVIVGGGASAYFARRGETGVSVTAENIQKRDLEAIVSASGKIDPKKTVNISAQSMGRVTRLGVKEGDHVKAGQFLLQIDPVNAEASVRRDEAAVQGALTGLEQSKASLQSSRAALESARQTLKRQQELSAAGLTTRESLEKAQTEVEMRESDLKAREQEIKNRETQLNQQQAGLASSRHTLTQVRFEAPFDGIVTRRNIEEGENVMVGTMNNAGTVLLTVADMSVIEAEVEVDETDIPFVQMGQKAKVTIDAIPDQEFTGTVTEIGNSPIQTTGTGTTRTATNFKVVVTIDQQIPDVRPGFTCTAEITTATRQQATAVPIQSLTVRELVYDAQGNIVNEPRPPKARFQFGAAATPAPVAASRELQPGQKREEVEGVFLIKAGKAAFTKVKLGIAGERYLEVLGGLSDGDRVITGPFDSVRTLFEGDAVREAGAPGAAGGAASGVRVRVGG from the coding sequence GTGTTTCGCAGGAAGTGGCTTCTCGTCGTAATCGCGCTCGTCATCGTCGGCGGTGGCGCCAGCGCATACTTCGCCCGTCGCGGTGAGACCGGCGTCTCGGTGACGGCCGAGAACATCCAGAAGCGCGATCTCGAAGCGATCGTGTCGGCCTCTGGCAAGATCGATCCCAAGAAGACGGTGAACATCAGCGCCCAGTCGATGGGCCGCGTGACCCGGCTCGGGGTGAAGGAAGGCGACCACGTCAAGGCGGGCCAGTTCCTGCTGCAGATCGATCCGGTCAACGCCGAAGCCTCGGTGCGCCGCGACGAAGCGGCGGTGCAGGGCGCCCTGACCGGCCTCGAGCAGTCCAAGGCCTCGCTGCAAAGCTCGCGCGCCGCGCTCGAGAGCGCGCGGCAGACCCTCAAGCGCCAGCAGGAGCTGTCGGCCGCCGGCCTGACCACGCGGGAATCGCTGGAGAAGGCGCAGACCGAGGTCGAGATGCGCGAAAGCGATCTCAAGGCGCGCGAGCAGGAAATCAAGAACCGCGAGACGCAACTCAACCAGCAGCAGGCCGGGCTGGCCAGCAGCCGGCACACGCTGACACAGGTGCGCTTCGAGGCGCCGTTCGACGGCATCGTCACGCGCCGCAACATCGAAGAGGGCGAGAACGTGATGGTCGGCACCATGAACAACGCCGGCACGGTGCTGCTCACGGTGGCCGACATGTCGGTGATCGAAGCCGAAGTGGAAGTCGATGAAACCGACATTCCGTTCGTGCAGATGGGCCAGAAGGCCAAGGTCACCATCGACGCAATTCCGGACCAGGAATTCACCGGCACGGTCACCGAGATCGGCAACAGCCCGATCCAGACGACCGGCACCGGGACGACGCGCACCGCCACCAACTTCAAGGTGGTGGTGACCATCGACCAGCAGATCCCCGACGTGCGGCCCGGCTTCACCTGCACGGCGGAGATCACCACCGCCACGCGCCAGCAGGCCACGGCAGTGCCGATCCAGTCGCTGACCGTGCGCGAGCTGGTCTACGACGCGCAGGGCAACATCGTCAACGAGCCGCGGCCGCCCAAGGCGCGCTTCCAGTTCGGCGCTGCGGCCACGCCGGCGCCGGTGGCGGCGAGCCGCGAGTTGCAGCCCGGCCAGAAGCGCGAAGAGGTCGAAGGCGTGTTCCTGATCAAGGCCGGCAAGGCCGCCTTCACCAAGGTCAAGCTCGGTATTGCTGGTGAGCGCTACCTTGAGGTGCTGGGCGGCCTGTCCGACGGCGATCGAGTGATCACCGGACCCTTCGAT
- the pilB gene encoding type IV-A pilus assembly ATPase PilB: MAVRIGELLLKEKRITAVQLQEALTYQKQNGGKLGANLVKMGYVKDEEITALLSKQYGVPSIALNQFEIDPAVIKLVPAETARKYQIVPLSRAGATLTIAMTDPTNVFAMDDVKFMTGYNVEPVVASETAVLDSIDKYYGIGGPAQTQASRGGATAMGVSDNQGESALDVAARSLADLPTMLGDTADVEVIEDLEEISAEMLTRQGEEAPVIKLVNVILMSAISKGASDIHIEPYEKEYRVRYRMDGILYNIMSPPLKMRDAITSRVKIMAKLDIAEKRLPQDGRIKLRFSDAGQAKDIDFRVSCLPTLFGEKIVMRLLDKGKLMLDMTKLGFEQESLAKLEAQIQKPWGMVLVTGPTGSGKTNTLYSSISKLNTPETNIMTAEDPVEFNLLGVNQVQVRESIGLNFAAALRSFLRQDPNIILVGEIRDFETAEIAVKAALTGHLVLSTLHTNDAPSTISRLMNMGIEPFLVASSLNLVCAQRLVRRVCVNCKVEDELPPAAMEQVGFSREDAQSVKPKKGTGCEKCLKTGYKGRVGLYEVMEITDELRELILVGASALEIRRKAIEEGMITLRGSGLRKIKDGVTTIEEVLRETVK, encoded by the coding sequence ATGGCGGTAAGGATTGGTGAACTGCTTCTCAAGGAGAAGCGAATCACGGCGGTCCAACTTCAGGAAGCCCTGACCTATCAGAAGCAGAACGGGGGGAAGCTCGGCGCCAACCTCGTGAAGATGGGCTACGTGAAGGATGAGGAAATCACCGCGCTGCTCTCGAAGCAGTACGGCGTGCCCTCGATTGCCCTGAACCAGTTCGAGATCGATCCGGCGGTGATCAAGCTGGTGCCCGCCGAAACCGCCCGCAAGTACCAGATCGTCCCGCTCAGCCGCGCCGGTGCCACGCTGACCATCGCGATGACGGACCCCACCAACGTCTTCGCCATGGACGACGTCAAGTTCATGACCGGCTACAACGTCGAGCCGGTGGTGGCGTCGGAAACGGCGGTGCTCGACTCCATCGACAAGTACTACGGCATCGGCGGCCCGGCCCAGACGCAGGCCTCGCGCGGCGGCGCCACGGCGATGGGGGTCTCCGACAACCAGGGCGAGAGCGCGCTCGACGTCGCGGCGCGCTCCCTCGCCGACCTGCCGACGATGCTTGGCGACACCGCCGACGTCGAGGTGATCGAAGACCTCGAGGAAATCAGCGCCGAGATGCTCACCCGGCAGGGTGAAGAGGCGCCGGTCATCAAGCTGGTGAACGTCATCCTGATGTCGGCGATTTCCAAGGGCGCCAGCGACATCCACATCGAGCCGTACGAGAAGGAATACCGCGTCCGTTACCGCATGGACGGCATTCTCTACAACATCATGTCGCCGCCGCTGAAGATGCGCGACGCCATCACCTCGCGCGTCAAGATCATGGCGAAGCTCGACATCGCCGAGAAGCGCCTGCCGCAGGACGGCCGCATCAAGCTCCGCTTCAGCGATGCCGGCCAGGCCAAGGACATCGACTTCCGCGTCTCGTGCCTGCCGACCTTGTTCGGTGAGAAGATCGTGATGCGCCTGCTCGACAAGGGCAAGTTGATGCTCGACATGACCAAGCTCGGCTTCGAGCAGGAATCGCTGGCGAAGCTCGAGGCGCAGATTCAGAAGCCGTGGGGCATGGTGCTGGTGACGGGCCCGACCGGCAGCGGCAAGACCAACACGCTGTACTCGTCGATCTCGAAGCTGAACACCCCCGAGACCAACATCATGACGGCCGAAGACCCGGTCGAGTTCAACCTGCTCGGCGTCAATCAGGTGCAGGTGCGCGAGAGCATCGGGCTCAACTTCGCCGCCGCCCTCCGCAGCTTCCTGCGCCAGGACCCGAACATCATCCTGGTCGGCGAAATCCGCGACTTCGAGACCGCGGAAATCGCGGTCAAGGCGGCGCTCACCGGCCACCTCGTGCTGTCGACGCTGCACACCAATGACGCGCCCAGCACCATCAGCCGATTGATGAACATGGGCATCGAGCCGTTCCTGGTCGCCAGCTCGCTCAATCTCGTGTGCGCCCAGCGCCTGGTGCGGCGGGTGTGCGTCAACTGCAAGGTCGAGGACGAGCTGCCGCCGGCGGCGATGGAGCAGGTCGGCTTTTCGCGCGAAGACGCGCAGTCGGTGAAGCCCAAGAAGGGCACCGGCTGCGAGAAGTGCCTGAAGACCGGGTACAAGGGCCGCGTCGGCCTCTACGAAGTGATGGAAATCACCGACGAATTGCGCGAGTTGATCCTGGTCGGCGCCTCGGCGCTGGAAATTCGGCGGAAAGCCATCGAAGAGGGCATGATTACCCTGCGCGGCAGCGGGCTGCGGAAGATCAAGGACGGCGTGACGACGATCGAAGAAGTGTTGCGCGAGACGGTGAAGTAA
- a CDS encoding YIP1 family protein — translation MRRMIGVLWHPRATMTEVVRRPAFVATWVALLAVLMVCAWALLSTGVGRQALVDERVRVIEALGGRVDDAAYAGLQANPPWLVYLTSGGRLLLTPAITLLVAAGLMALAALDGARVRYVVALAVTVHASVVLVLQQIVATPLHFVRESLTSPTNIAGVLRMLEEGSVPARLLGSIDVFGLWWVWLLAVGLAAATGRQARHYLWRLLAAYVGIAAVVAAVFAVLGAQ, via the coding sequence ATGCGGCGCATGATCGGTGTGCTGTGGCACCCCAGGGCCACGATGACCGAGGTGGTACGCCGCCCGGCCTTCGTCGCGACATGGGTCGCACTGCTCGCGGTGCTGATGGTTTGCGCGTGGGCGTTGCTCTCCACGGGCGTGGGCCGGCAGGCGCTGGTGGACGAGCGGGTTCGCGTGATTGAAGCGCTCGGTGGCCGCGTGGATGATGCCGCGTACGCCGGGCTGCAGGCCAATCCTCCGTGGCTGGTGTATTTGACGAGCGGCGGGCGACTACTGTTGACGCCCGCAATCACGTTGCTCGTCGCCGCGGGTTTGATGGCGCTGGCGGCGCTCGACGGGGCCAGGGTCCGGTACGTGGTGGCCCTCGCGGTGACCGTCCACGCCAGCGTGGTGCTGGTGTTGCAGCAGATCGTGGCGACGCCGCTGCACTTCGTTCGGGAATCGCTGACCAGCCCCACCAACATCGCGGGCGTGCTGCGGATGCTCGAAGAAGGCAGCGTGCCGGCCCGGTTGCTGGGGTCGATCGATGTGTTCGGGTTGTGGTGGGTGTGGCTGCTGGCGGTGGGGCTGGCGGCGGCCACCGGACGCCAGGCGCGCCATTACCTGTGGCGCCTGTTGGCGGCGTATGTCGGGATCGCGGCAGTGGTCGCCGCGGTCTTCGCGGTGCTCGGAGCTCAGTAA
- a CDS encoding sigma-54 dependent transcriptional regulator, with the protein MKRPAERAAATKPRILIVDDEQSMREWMRLLFQRDGFDVLTAEDGVTARDLVTREFLDVVLTDIRMPRLDGVQLLKAVRDLAPDAVVLMMTAHWTRDSIEWADARELGAEALFEKPFRDVNLVTMQVRQLLESRRLRHENAVLRQTTAAPGFAGIIGRSPVMLEVFHLVETVCRTNSTVLISGESGTGKELVARAMHNLSLRSGHPFVAVNCGAMPEALLESELFGHVRGAFTGADKDKKGLIEAADGGTVFLDEIGEMTPAMQVKLLRVLQERTYRRVGGTEEAPANIRVIAATNRALPKLVGEGKFREDLFYRLNVIPVTLPPLRDRGDDVLLIADYALAKYGREMGRHIDGFSPDAAAALRAYPWPGNVRELENVIERAVALESQPRVQLGTLPENLRSGQPTTPVGSPAGNGEVGDAGPGFNLERHLQDIERSHLERALERSGGVQTRAADVLGLSFRQFRYLAKKYGLK; encoded by the coding sequence GTGAAGAGGCCCGCCGAGCGGGCCGCGGCCACCAAGCCGCGCATCCTGATCGTCGACGACGAGCAGTCGATGCGCGAGTGGATGCGCCTGCTGTTCCAGCGCGACGGCTTCGACGTGCTGACCGCGGAAGACGGTGTCACCGCCCGCGACCTGGTGACGCGCGAATTCCTCGACGTGGTGCTCACCGACATCCGCATGCCGCGCCTCGACGGGGTGCAGCTGCTCAAGGCCGTCCGCGACCTCGCCCCCGACGCCGTCGTCCTGATGATGACCGCCCACTGGACGCGCGATTCGATCGAGTGGGCCGACGCGCGCGAGCTGGGCGCCGAGGCGCTGTTCGAAAAGCCGTTTCGCGACGTCAACCTGGTGACCATGCAGGTCCGCCAGTTGCTCGAGTCGCGCCGGCTCCGCCACGAGAACGCCGTGCTGCGGCAGACCACCGCCGCGCCGGGGTTCGCCGGGATCATCGGGCGGAGCCCGGTGATGCTGGAGGTGTTCCACCTGGTGGAGACGGTGTGCCGGACCAACAGCACCGTGCTCATCTCCGGGGAATCGGGGACCGGCAAGGAGCTGGTCGCGCGCGCCATGCACAACCTGTCGCTGCGCAGCGGCCATCCGTTCGTGGCCGTCAACTGCGGGGCCATGCCCGAGGCGCTGCTCGAATCCGAACTCTTCGGCCACGTCCGCGGCGCCTTCACCGGCGCCGACAAAGACAAGAAGGGCCTGATCGAAGCGGCCGATGGCGGCACCGTGTTCCTGGACGAGATCGGCGAGATGACCCCCGCGATGCAGGTGAAACTGCTGCGCGTGTTGCAGGAGCGCACCTATCGGCGCGTCGGCGGCACCGAGGAGGCGCCGGCCAACATCCGCGTGATCGCCGCCACCAACCGGGCGCTGCCGAAGCTGGTGGGCGAAGGCAAGTTCCGCGAAGACCTGTTCTATCGCCTCAACGTGATTCCGGTGACGCTGCCGCCGCTCCGCGACCGCGGCGACGACGTGCTGCTGATTGCCGACTACGCGCTCGCGAAGTACGGCCGCGAGATGGGGCGGCACATCGACGGCTTCTCGCCGGACGCCGCCGCCGCGCTGCGCGCCTATCCGTGGCCCGGCAACGTCCGCGAGCTCGAGAACGTGATCGAGCGCGCAGTGGCGCTGGAATCACAGCCACGCGTGCAGCTGGGCACGCTTCCCGAGAACCTCCGCAGCGGCCAGCCGACGACGCCGGTGGGGAGCCCTGCGGGCAACGGCGAGGTGGGCGACGCCGGCCCGGGATTCAACCTGGAGCGCCACCTCCAGGACATCGAGCGGTCGCACCTCGAACGCGCGCTCGAACGTTCCGGCGGGGTGCAGACGAGGGCCGCCGACGTGCTGGGCCTCAGCTTCCGGCAGTTCCGCTACCTCGCCAAGAAGTACGGGCTCAAGTAG
- a CDS encoding type II secretion system F family protein, which yields MATFAFSGRTRTGEAVSGERIGDTMDAVVAALRREQIQVTRIQPAKARSAAAAVIKPLKARSVPAKNLAVFTRQFSVMIDAGLPLVQCLDILGNQEEHKYFAQVILATRSDVEGGMSLAEAMKRHPKVFDALFCNMIAAGEAGGILDTILKRLAVYIEKAVKLKGQVQSAMIYPIAVIAIAGIVIGVILWKVIPTFASLFAGLGATLPLPTRVVIALSNNLIRFMPVLFVLFFAGGWAFRTYYATPKGRRMIDAIALKLPILGPILRKIAVARFCRTLSTLMASGVPILDGLDITAKTSGNAIIEDAILITRKSIERGETISAPLKETGVFPGMVCQMISVGEATGALDTMLSKIADFYEEEVDVAVEGLLTLLEPLMIALLGGAVGGIVIAMYMPIFDLISKLTG from the coding sequence ATGGCGACTTTTGCATTCTCAGGACGGACCCGGACCGGCGAAGCGGTCTCGGGCGAACGCATCGGCGACACCATGGACGCGGTGGTGGCGGCGCTGCGCCGCGAGCAGATCCAGGTCACCCGCATCCAGCCGGCCAAGGCCAGGTCGGCCGCCGCCGCGGTGATCAAGCCGCTCAAGGCGCGCAGCGTGCCGGCCAAGAACCTGGCGGTGTTCACGCGCCAGTTCTCGGTGATGATCGACGCCGGCCTGCCGCTGGTGCAGTGCCTCGACATCCTGGGCAACCAGGAGGAGCACAAGTACTTCGCCCAGGTGATCCTGGCGACGCGCAGCGACGTCGAGGGCGGCATGTCGCTCGCCGAGGCCATGAAGCGGCACCCGAAGGTGTTCGACGCGCTGTTCTGCAACATGATCGCCGCCGGCGAAGCGGGCGGCATCCTCGACACCATCCTGAAGCGCCTGGCCGTCTACATCGAGAAGGCCGTCAAGCTGAAGGGCCAGGTCCAGTCGGCGATGATTTACCCGATCGCGGTCATTGCCATCGCCGGCATCGTGATCGGCGTCATCCTGTGGAAGGTCATCCCGACCTTTGCCTCGCTGTTCGCCGGTCTCGGCGCGACGCTGCCGCTGCCGACGCGAGTGGTGATTGCGCTCAGCAACAACCTGATCCGCTTCATGCCGGTCTTGTTCGTGCTGTTTTTCGCCGGCGGCTGGGCGTTCCGCACCTACTACGCCACGCCGAAGGGCCGCCGCATGATCGACGCGATTGCGCTGAAGCTGCCGATCCTCGGGCCCATTCTGCGCAAGATCGCGGTGGCGCGCTTCTGCCGCACGCTGTCGACGCTGATGGCGTCGGGCGTGCCGATTCTCGACGGCCTCGACATCACCGCCAAGACCTCGGGCAATGCGATCATCGAAGACGCCATCCTGATCACGCGCAAGAGCATCGAACGCGGCGAGACCATCTCGGCGCCGCTCAAGGAGACCGGCGTCTTCCCCGGCATGGTGTGCCAGATGATCAGCGTCGGCGAGGCGACCGGCGCCCTCGACACCATGCTGAGCAAGATCGCCGACTTCTACGAGGAAGAAGTGGACGTCGCCGTGGAAGGCCTGCTGACCCTGCTCGAGCCGCTGATGATCGCGCTGCTCGGCGGCGCCGTCGGCGGCATCGTCATCGCGATGTACATGCCGATCTTCGACTTGATCAGCAAGCTGACGGGATGA
- a CDS encoding type IV pilus twitching motility protein PilT: MATLPDLLKQTVELSGSDLHLSIGSAPQVRVHGELQKLDYPELTPSDTKSLAYAVLTDAQKKRFEETLELDFSFGIRGVARFRCNMFNQKGAVGAVYRQIPEKIRTFEELGLPAVLAKMAERPRGLVLVTGPTGSGKSTTLAAMIDKINTERHGHILTVEDPIEYLHQHKNCLINQRELHSDTQSFTAALRAALREDPDVVLIGEMRDLETVESALRIAETGHLTFGTLHTNSASSTINRIIDVFPSHQQSQIRTQLSLVVEGIVCQALLPRADGKGRTVALEILVPTPGIRNLIREDKVHQIYSAMQTGQEKLGMQTMNQSLATLYFRRLITLDTAINASSNREELQEMINRGAGVVAGAGMGGRPGGPGAGPRPPMRPGT, from the coding sequence ATGGCCACGCTACCGGATCTCCTCAAGCAGACCGTCGAACTGAGCGGCTCGGACCTGCACCTGTCGATCGGCTCGGCGCCCCAGGTGCGCGTGCACGGCGAGCTGCAGAAGCTCGACTACCCGGAGCTGACGCCCTCCGACACCAAGTCGCTGGCCTATGCCGTGCTGACCGACGCGCAGAAGAAGCGGTTCGAAGAGACGCTGGAGCTGGACTTCTCGTTCGGCATCCGCGGCGTCGCCCGCTTCCGCTGCAACATGTTCAACCAGAAGGGCGCGGTCGGCGCCGTCTACCGCCAGATTCCCGAGAAGATCCGGACCTTCGAGGAGCTGGGCCTGCCGGCGGTGCTGGCCAAGATGGCGGAGCGGCCGCGCGGCCTCGTGCTGGTGACCGGGCCGACCGGCAGCGGCAAGTCCACCACGCTGGCGGCGATGATCGACAAGATCAACACCGAGCGCCACGGCCACATCCTGACCGTGGAAGACCCGATCGAGTACCTGCACCAGCACAAGAACTGCCTGATCAACCAGCGCGAGCTGCACAGCGACACCCAGAGTTTCACCGCCGCCTTGCGCGCCGCCCTCCGCGAAGACCCGGACGTGGTGCTGATCGGCGAAATGCGCGACCTCGAGACGGTGGAGTCGGCGCTGCGCATCGCCGAAACCGGCCACCTCACGTTCGGCACGCTGCACACCAACTCGGCGTCGTCCACCATCAACCGCATCATCGACGTGTTCCCGTCGCACCAGCAGTCGCAGATCCGCACGCAGCTGTCGCTGGTGGTCGAGGGCATCGTCTGCCAGGCGCTGCTGCCGCGCGCCGACGGCAAGGGCCGCACCGTGGCGCTCGAGATCCTGGTGCCGACGCCCGGCATCCGCAACCTGATCCGCGAGGACAAGGTCCACCAGATCTACTCGGCGATGCAGACCGGCCAGGAAAAACTCGGCATGCAGACGATGAACCAGTCGCTGGCGACGTTATACTTCCGCCGCCTGATTACCCTCGACACGGCGATCAACGCCTCGTCGAACCGGGAGGAGCTGCAGGAGATGATCAATCGCGGCGCCGGCGTCGTCGCCGGGGCCGGCATGGGCGGCCGTCCGGGCGGCCCGGGCGCGGGACCGCGGCCGCCGATGCGGCCCGGGACGTAA
- a CDS encoding ATP-binding protein gives MKQGTLRQRLAAHIAVRLVVATVLLGSALVVQLRFPGIWPVNPYFFLIAVTYAVSLGFIGSLRFVDRWPWLTDVHFALDAMIISAAVFVTGGVESLFTILYMLPIVAAASVQFRRGGLQMAALSAILFIGLVLLQYLYISGNIDLPFTPPASVELPPANEAQYTVAINTFGFFAVALLSGSLAERARRGEAQLEQATEEIADLQAFNQYVLDNLLSGLATADAQNRLLTFNRSAVLITGRSGALPIGEPAAAVLQLPGAFAATLSQDLARVRSKRIDYQFQRADGRVIELGVSAAALPLPDGTRGHLYTFQDVTDVKRFEQDARLQQRLAAVGEMAAGIAHEIRNPLASMSGSMQMLKQELPLSGDQAQLMDIVLRESERLNQTIKSFLAYARPQRFQVQRLDLRTAVQETAMLLRNSPEVEERHTIEVGQADHEVMIDADEGQVRQIVWNLATNGLRAMPGSGTLTLSALEEADGDQRTAVLLVEDEGVGIAPEDADAIFQPFRGSFGKGTGLGLAIVHSIVSDYGGHIDVKSRPVRGTTFRVTFPSARPAGRTPQSIMEGQAS, from the coding sequence ATGAAGCAGGGGACCCTCCGGCAGCGGCTGGCGGCGCACATCGCCGTCCGCCTGGTGGTGGCGACCGTGCTGCTCGGATCGGCCCTCGTGGTCCAGCTGCGCTTTCCCGGCATCTGGCCGGTCAACCCGTATTTCTTCCTGATCGCCGTCACCTACGCGGTGAGCCTCGGCTTCATCGGGTCCCTGCGGTTCGTGGACCGGTGGCCGTGGCTCACCGACGTGCACTTCGCCCTCGACGCCATGATCATCTCGGCCGCGGTGTTCGTGACCGGCGGCGTCGAGAGCCTGTTCACCATCCTCTACATGCTGCCGATCGTCGCCGCCGCCTCGGTGCAGTTCCGGCGCGGCGGGCTGCAGATGGCGGCGCTGAGCGCCATCCTGTTCATCGGCCTCGTGCTGCTGCAGTACCTCTACATCAGCGGCAACATCGACCTGCCGTTCACGCCGCCGGCGTCGGTCGAGCTGCCGCCGGCCAACGAGGCGCAGTACACCGTGGCGATCAACACGTTCGGGTTCTTCGCCGTGGCGCTGTTGAGCGGCTCGCTGGCGGAGCGGGCGCGGCGCGGCGAGGCGCAGCTGGAGCAGGCGACCGAGGAGATCGCCGACCTGCAGGCGTTCAACCAGTACGTGCTCGACAACCTGCTGAGCGGGCTGGCCACCGCCGACGCCCAGAACCGCCTGCTCACCTTCAACCGCTCGGCCGTGCTGATCACCGGGCGCAGCGGCGCCCTGCCGATCGGCGAGCCGGCCGCCGCCGTGCTGCAGCTGCCCGGCGCCTTTGCCGCGACCCTCTCGCAGGACCTGGCGCGGGTGCGCAGCAAGCGCATCGACTACCAGTTCCAGCGCGCCGACGGCCGGGTGATCGAGCTGGGCGTGAGCGCCGCCGCGCTGCCGCTGCCGGACGGCACCCGCGGGCACCTCTACACCTTCCAGGACGTCACCGACGTCAAGCGTTTCGAGCAGGACGCGCGGCTGCAGCAGCGGCTCGCCGCGGTCGGCGAGATGGCGGCCGGCATCGCTCACGAAATCCGCAACCCGCTCGCCTCGATGTCGGGCTCGATGCAGATGCTGAAGCAGGAATTGCCGCTCTCGGGCGACCAGGCGCAGTTGATGGACATCGTGCTGCGCGAGTCGGAACGCCTCAACCAGACCATCAAGTCGTTCCTCGCCTATGCCCGTCCCCAGCGGTTCCAGGTGCAGCGGCTCGACTTGCGGACCGCGGTCCAGGAAACGGCGATGCTGCTGCGGAACAGCCCCGAGGTGGAAGAACGGCACACCATCGAGGTGGGGCAGGCCGACCACGAAGTGATGATCGACGCCGACGAAGGGCAGGTCCGGCAGATCGTCTGGAACCTCGCCACCAACGGCCTGCGCGCCATGCCCGGCAGCGGCACGCTGACGCTGAGCGCGCTCGAGGAGGCCGATGGCGACCAGCGCACCGCCGTGCTGCTGGTCGAAGACGAGGGCGTCGGCATTGCCCCCGAAGACGCCGATGCCATCTTCCAGCCCTTCCGCGGCTCGTTCGGCAAGGGCACCGGGCTCGGCCTGGCCATCGTGCATAGCATTGTCAGCGACTACGGCGGGCACATCGACGTCAAGTCCCGCCCGGTCCGCGGCACCACCTTCCGCGTGACCTTTCCGTCGGCGCGTCCCGCCGGCCGCACCCCGCAGTCGATCATGGAAGGGCAGGCGTCGTGA
- the traF gene encoding conjugal transfer protein TraF produces MSSNRSNLKLLVLILSLAAASRAEAQSTLGVRANGMGGAFVGVADDASAVYWNPAGLATGAFVSLSLEFGRVEPAGTADALKHSLLAFSLPPVGLAYYRQGAFAERAPEAAVTGSQGREEVRRSVHALTTSTIALSLLHSLSEYIVVSATPKVVWGGDSVKADVDASAMVAVDRFRVGLVARNLASPSFDLDATGRESVELQTEVRLGAGWGSGWPGHSRVVVAVDGDVMDRPTPSGDRRDVAAGVETWWRDRRFGVRGGLRGSTVGEARAVATAGASAALSAGLYVEGHVARGQADERSWSLGLRYSF; encoded by the coding sequence ATGTCGTCAAATAGAAGCAACCTGAAGCTGCTGGTGCTGATCCTGTCACTGGCGGCCGCCTCGCGGGCCGAAGCTCAATCAACACTAGGGGTTCGGGCAAATGGGATGGGCGGGGCCTTTGTCGGGGTTGCAGACGACGCTTCAGCAGTCTATTGGAACCCGGCCGGGCTGGCTACGGGGGCTTTTGTCAGCCTTAGCCTGGAGTTCGGGCGGGTCGAGCCGGCCGGCACGGCCGACGCCTTGAAGCACTCTTTACTGGCGTTTTCCCTGCCTCCGGTGGGCCTGGCCTACTACCGGCAGGGGGCCTTTGCCGAGAGGGCACCAGAGGCTGCAGTGACGGGCTCTCAAGGCCGAGAAGAAGTGCGGCGCAGTGTGCACGCGCTCACGACCTCGACGATCGCGTTGAGCTTGCTGCATTCACTGAGCGAGTACATCGTCGTGTCTGCCACGCCGAAGGTGGTGTGGGGTGGCGACTCGGTCAAGGCCGACGTGGACGCGAGCGCGATGGTGGCCGTTGATCGATTTCGTGTGGGTTTGGTGGCGCGCAACCTGGCCAGCCCGTCGTTCGACCTTGACGCCACCGGGCGTGAATCGGTCGAGCTGCAGACCGAGGTCCGGCTGGGCGCCGGGTGGGGATCGGGATGGCCCGGCCACTCCCGCGTCGTGGTGGCGGTGGACGGAGACGTGATGGACCGTCCCACGCCGAGCGGTGACCGCCGCGACGTGGCCGCGGGCGTGGAGACCTGGTGGCGGGATCGTCGCTTTGGTGTGCGCGGCGGCTTGCGCGGCAGTACCGTTGGAGAAGCGCGGGCCGTGGCCACGGCGGGCGCGTCGGCCGCGTTGTCGGCGGGGCTGTATGTGGAGGGCCATGTCGCGCGCGGGCAGGCCGACGAGCGCTCGTGGAGCCTGGGATTGCGATATTCGTTCTAG